Proteins from one Candidatus Krumholzibacteriia bacterium genomic window:
- a CDS encoding AraC family transcriptional regulator yields MDTLPPDQTGWLAGTRDPAVGRALALMHERPAEPWTLERLGDEAAISRSTLHERFAHFIGQPPMHYLAQWRMQLASQWLRDTDAKVIEVALEVGYENEAAFSRAFKRMVGESPGAWRRARRVRTKGRPAVKA; encoded by the coding sequence TTGGACACCCTGCCGCCGGACCAGACGGGGTGGCTGGCGGGGACGCGGGACCCGGCCGTCGGCCGCGCCCTGGCCCTCATGCACGAGAGGCCCGCGGAGCCGTGGACGCTCGAGCGGCTCGGCGACGAGGCGGCGATCTCGCGCTCGACGCTCCACGAGCGCTTCGCCCACTTCATCGGGCAACCGCCCATGCACTACCTGGCGCAATGGCGGATGCAGCTCGCCTCGCAGTGGCTGCGCGACACCGATGCGAAGGTGATCGAGGTCGCCCTCGAGGTCGGCTACGAGAACGAGGCGGCCTTCTCGCGGGCGTTCAAGCGCATGGTGGGCGAGTCGCCCGGAGCCTGGCGGCGGGCGCGCCGCGTCCGCACCAAGGGCCGTCCGGCGGTGAAGGCGTAG
- a CDS encoding glycosyltransferase: protein MYSHDTFGLGNLQRALKICEQLAAEIPQISILVLTGNFESHRFPMPAHVDFVKLPSVLRQARNQYVARYINAPFKDVRSMRRDLVFSAFKWFAPHVVLVDKVPTGVKGELEKSIRWFKKNKPQSKLILYLRDVLDDAPFVRRMWQQRRFREAIDRYYDAIWVFGSPHVCDMVEEYTLPESIGRKMSYCGYIMPNFQLRDSGDVRQELGIQTGRFVLVTGGGGGDAYKLMKTYLESVEGLRKSANGDPCPEIHSLLVLGPEMPVAERRWLQARADPEKVRILDFTTDLLSYMNSADLVVSMGGYNTVCEILSLRKRALVVPRGSPVNEQLLRTTRMEALGLLDMIRPEDLSPETMTLKVKQALGRNGTLRPASEVLDTDGLGRASRKVSDELRTWMRS from the coding sequence GTGTATTCGCACGACACGTTCGGCCTCGGCAACCTGCAACGGGCGCTCAAGATCTGCGAACAACTCGCCGCGGAGATCCCACAGATCTCGATCCTCGTTCTTACGGGCAACTTCGAATCTCATCGGTTCCCCATGCCGGCGCACGTGGACTTCGTCAAGCTTCCGAGCGTACTACGTCAAGCGCGCAACCAGTACGTCGCTCGCTACATCAACGCGCCGTTCAAGGATGTGCGCAGTATGCGCCGGGATCTAGTGTTTTCGGCATTCAAGTGGTTCGCACCGCACGTCGTCCTCGTCGATAAGGTGCCTACCGGGGTCAAGGGTGAGCTGGAGAAGAGCATTCGCTGGTTCAAGAAGAACAAGCCGCAGTCGAAACTGATCCTGTACCTGCGCGACGTTCTGGACGACGCGCCATTTGTTCGCCGGATGTGGCAACAGCGGCGGTTCCGCGAAGCCATCGACCGCTACTACGACGCGATCTGGGTGTTCGGCTCGCCCCATGTGTGCGACATGGTCGAGGAGTACACGCTGCCAGAATCGATCGGGCGCAAGATGAGTTACTGCGGATACATCATGCCGAACTTCCAGCTCCGCGACAGCGGCGACGTGCGCCAGGAGCTCGGCATCCAGACAGGACGATTCGTCTTGGTCACCGGCGGTGGGGGCGGCGACGCCTACAAGCTCATGAAAACCTATTTGGAGAGTGTCGAGGGGCTGCGGAAGTCAGCCAATGGTGATCCCTGCCCCGAGATCCACAGCCTTCTGGTGCTCGGGCCCGAGATGCCCGTCGCGGAGCGGCGATGGCTCCAGGCCCGGGCAGATCCCGAGAAGGTCCGAATCCTCGATTTCACTACGGACCTGTTGAGTTACATGAATTCGGCGGACCTGGTGGTGTCGATGGGCGGCTATAACACGGTGTGCGAGATTCTTTCGTTGCGGAAGCGGGCCCTCGTGGTTCCCCGCGGCAGCCCGGTGAACGAGCAACTGCTGCGCACGACACGCATGGAAGCGCTCGGTTTGCTCGACATGATCCGTCCGGAGGATCTCTCGCCCGAGACCATGACGCTCAAAGTAAAGCAGGCGCTGGGAAGGAACGGCACCCTCCGCCCTGCTTCCGAGGTACTCGACACGGACGGTCTGGGTCGAGCAAGTCGAAAGGTGTCGGACGAACTGCGAACGTGGATGCGTTCATGA
- a CDS encoding cupin domain-containing protein: MSGDTLSDLLRAVRLRGALFFYLKNADPWVAETPQSSKIIPAVMPGVEHLMPFHGIASGSCWAAVLGEQPVRLNEGDMVLFPQGDHHVLSSAAGMRAKRVDTDIYFSPRPPQLPWSLRVSDDGTPTAPFEHRSDGQTTVVCGYVGCDAKPFNPLLASMPRVLRMPDLAGGSSLIGMLLRSLAEESQRKRPGGEAVLERMSEMLFVEALRR; encoded by the coding sequence ATGAGCGGTGACACGCTTTCCGATCTGCTTCGCGCTGTCCGCTTACGCGGGGCGCTCTTCTTCTACCTGAAGAACGCCGATCCCTGGGTCGCGGAGACGCCACAGTCGAGCAAGATCATTCCCGCAGTCATGCCGGGGGTCGAGCACCTGATGCCGTTCCACGGCATCGCGAGCGGTTCGTGCTGGGCCGCGGTGCTGGGTGAACAGCCGGTCCGCCTGAACGAAGGCGACATGGTCCTGTTTCCACAGGGCGATCATCACGTCCTGTCGAGCGCAGCGGGAATGCGCGCCAAGCGCGTCGATACCGACATCTACTTCTCGCCCCGGCCGCCCCAGTTGCCCTGGTCTCTCCGGGTCTCGGACGACGGCACGCCCACCGCACCGTTCGAGCACCGCAGTGACGGCCAGACCACGGTGGTGTGCGGCTACGTGGGGTGCGACGCGAAGCCGTTCAACCCGCTCCTCGCCTCCATGCCGCGGGTGCTGCGCATGCCGGACCTCGCCGGAGGGAGCTCGTTGATCGGGATGCTCCTGCGCTCGCTGGCCGAAGAATCCCAGCGCAAGCGCCCGGGAGGGGAGGCAGTGCTCGAACGCATGAGCGAGATGCTGTTCGTCGAAGCCCTGCGCCGCTAG
- a CDS encoding ATP-binding cassette domain-containing protein — MREKVREAEFVLTCTDCNRRYLEEVGGGFAPVHRVYHTVASLRDQITVLLQDAFLFRKTVRENIDYGREDAREEEVVAAANAAEAHQFIQALPQGYDTLIEEGGTNFSGGQKQRLNIARAILRGRPILILDEPIAALDALAEAKIKTLDRLTKGFTTFIIAHRFSILASADHIVFLEAGAVSRRGSHAELMASSDAYRRLWHLQYGGGSLDAGKPGDVLRADVAGSPSTP, encoded by the coding sequence TTGCGCGAGAAGGTGCGGGAGGCAGAGTTCGTGCTCACCTGCACGGACTGCAACCGGCGCTACCTGGAGGAAGTCGGTGGTGGCTTCGCTCCGGTGCACCGCGTCTATCATACAGTGGCAAGCCTGCGCGACCAGATCACGGTGCTCCTGCAGGACGCCTTCTTGTTTCGCAAGACGGTGCGCGAAAATATCGACTACGGTCGTGAAGACGCCCGCGAGGAAGAGGTCGTAGCAGCTGCGAATGCAGCGGAAGCGCACCAGTTCATCCAGGCGTTGCCGCAAGGATACGACACGCTCATCGAGGAAGGAGGCACGAACTTCTCAGGCGGTCAAAAGCAACGTCTGAACATTGCGCGGGCGATCCTGCGAGGTCGCCCCATTCTGATTCTGGATGAGCCGATAGCGGCGCTCGATGCTTTGGCAGAGGCCAAGATCAAAACGCTCGACCGCTTGACCAAGGGGTTCACCACTTTCATCATTGCGCATCGCTTCTCGATCCTGGCGAGTGCGGATCACATCGTCTTCCTCGAGGCAGGCGCGGTCAGCAGGCGAGGGAGCCACGCAGAGTTGATGGCGAGCAGCGATGCATACCGCAGGCTGTGGCACCTGCAGTACGGAGGAGGCAGCCTCGATGCCGGCAAGCCGGGTGACGTCCTGCGGGCCGATGTGGCGGGGAGCCCGTCAACGCCGTAG